In a genomic window of Variovorax paradoxus:
- a CDS encoding DMT family transporter: MSQPQRLTPLTVLLLVVPPLLWAGNAVVGRLVRELVSPLTLNFVRWVIAFVLLLPLAAAVLRPASPLWAHWRRYALLGLLGIGLYNAFQYLALQTSTPINVTLVGSSLPLWMLAVGSLFFGARPHGRAIGGALLSMLGVLLVLSRGEWRQLLALRLVPGDLYMILGTIAWAFYSWLLARTHEPAALRRDWAAFLMAQLVFGVAWSGTFAAGEWALTPAHLDLGWPLVAAMAFIGIGPAVLAYRCWGSGVQRAGPQVAGIFMNLTPLFAAVMSAAFLREAPHWYHGAAFVLIVGGIVVSARR; encoded by the coding sequence ATGTCACAGCCGCAGCGCCTCACGCCACTGACCGTCCTCCTGCTCGTCGTGCCGCCGCTGCTGTGGGCCGGCAACGCGGTGGTCGGCCGGCTGGTGCGCGAACTGGTGTCGCCGCTCACGCTGAACTTCGTGCGCTGGGTCATCGCCTTCGTGCTGCTGCTGCCGCTCGCGGCCGCGGTGCTGCGGCCCGCGAGCCCGCTGTGGGCGCACTGGAGGCGCTATGCGCTGCTGGGCCTGCTGGGCATCGGCCTGTACAACGCCTTCCAGTACCTGGCGCTGCAGACCTCGACGCCGATCAACGTGACGCTGGTGGGCTCGAGCCTGCCGCTGTGGATGCTGGCGGTGGGCAGCCTGTTCTTCGGCGCCCGCCCGCATGGGCGCGCGATCGGCGGCGCGCTGCTGTCGATGCTCGGCGTGCTGCTGGTACTCAGCCGCGGCGAATGGCGCCAGCTGCTGGCGCTGCGGCTGGTGCCGGGCGACCTCTACATGATCCTGGGCACCATCGCATGGGCCTTCTACAGCTGGCTGCTCGCGCGCACGCACGAGCCCGCCGCGCTGCGGCGCGACTGGGCCGCGTTCCTGATGGCGCAGCTGGTGTTCGGCGTCGCCTGGTCGGGCACGTTCGCGGCCGGCGAATGGGCGCTGACGCCGGCCCACCTCGACCTGGGCTGGCCGCTGGTCGCCGCCATGGCCTTCATCGGCATCGGCCCGGCCGTGCTGGCCTACCGGTGCTGGGGCAGCGGCGTGCAGCGCGCGGGCCCGCAGGTGGCCGGCATCTTCATGAACCTCACGCCGCTGTTCGCGGCCGTGATGTCGGCGGCCTTCCTGCGCGAGGCGCCGCACTGGTACCACGGCGCGGCCTTCGTGCTGATCGTGGGCGGGATCGTGGTGTCGGCGCGGCGCTGA
- a CDS encoding quinone oxidoreductase — protein sequence MLSKAVRIDRHGGPEELKIVEVEVGEPGPGEIRIRHKAVGLNFIDTYQRSGLYPFQMPLQLGMEAAGVVEAVGEGVTHLKAGDRAAYASQPPGAYSELRVMPAKCVCKLPDDISFETGAAMMLKGLTTQYLLKKTLPAEGLQAGDFVLFHAAAGGVGLIACQWAKALGLQLIGTAGSDAKCQLALDHGAAHALNYSSENFAARVKEITGGKGVKVVYDSVGKDTFEGSIDCLRPFGLLAVFGNGSGPVPPVNLGVLASKGSLYLTRPTLFSHLATRESTQAMADDLFAIVQSGAVKIPIVQRYALADVQQAHRDLEARKTTGCTILTL from the coding sequence ATGTTGAGCAAAGCCGTTCGTATCGACCGCCATGGCGGTCCCGAGGAACTGAAGATCGTCGAGGTCGAGGTCGGCGAGCCCGGCCCCGGCGAGATCCGCATCCGCCACAAGGCCGTGGGCCTGAACTTCATCGACACCTACCAGCGCAGCGGGCTTTATCCGTTCCAGATGCCGCTGCAGCTGGGCATGGAAGCCGCGGGCGTGGTCGAGGCGGTGGGCGAGGGCGTCACGCACCTGAAGGCCGGCGACCGCGCCGCCTATGCGAGCCAGCCGCCCGGTGCCTACAGCGAGCTGCGCGTGATGCCCGCCAAGTGCGTCTGCAAGCTGCCCGACGACATCTCCTTCGAGACCGGCGCGGCCATGATGCTCAAGGGCCTGACCACGCAGTACCTGCTGAAGAAGACGCTGCCGGCCGAGGGCCTGCAGGCCGGCGACTTCGTGCTGTTCCATGCCGCGGCCGGCGGCGTCGGCCTGATCGCCTGCCAGTGGGCCAAGGCGCTGGGCCTGCAGCTGATCGGCACCGCCGGCAGCGACGCCAAGTGCCAGCTCGCGCTGGACCACGGCGCGGCGCATGCCCTCAACTACAGCAGCGAGAACTTCGCCGCCCGCGTCAAGGAGATCACCGGCGGCAAGGGCGTGAAGGTGGTCTACGACTCGGTCGGCAAGGACACCTTCGAAGGCTCGATCGACTGCCTGCGTCCCTTCGGCCTGCTGGCCGTGTTCGGCAACGGCTCGGGCCCGGTGCCGCCGGTGAACCTCGGCGTGCTGGCCTCGAAGGGCTCGCTGTACCTGACGCGTCCCACGCTGTTCTCGCACCTGGCCACGCGCGAGAGCACGCAGGCGATGGCGGACGACCTGTTCGCCATCGTGCAGAGCGGCGCGGTGAAGATCCCGATCGTGCAGCGCTATGCGCTGGCCGACGTGCAGCAGGCGCACCGCGACCTCGAGGCGCGCAAGACCACGGGCTGCACCATCCTCACGCTCTGA
- a CDS encoding response regulator — MSTVRTFIVEDNPTIRENLVGTLREVARVDPVGLADTEAESTRWLTRNMAAWDLAIIDLFLKDGTGLSVLQACRHRDPSQKMVVLSNHATPDMRRRCLQLGADAVFDKATEVDDLIDFCLRCRQARFTATATGYPPPSASPSSRPAASTAH, encoded by the coding sequence ATGAGCACCGTCCGCACCTTCATCGTCGAAGACAACCCCACCATCCGCGAGAACCTCGTGGGCACCCTGCGCGAGGTGGCGCGGGTCGATCCGGTCGGCCTGGCCGACACCGAGGCCGAGAGCACGCGCTGGCTCACGCGCAACATGGCGGCGTGGGACCTGGCGATCATCGACCTGTTTCTGAAAGACGGCACCGGCCTCAGCGTGCTTCAGGCCTGCCGCCACCGCGACCCATCGCAGAAGATGGTGGTGCTGAGCAACCACGCCACGCCCGACATGCGCCGCCGCTGCCTGCAGCTCGGCGCCGATGCCGTGTTCGACAAGGCGACCGAGGTCGACGACCTGATCGACTTCTGCCTGCGCTGCCGCCAGGCGCGCTTCACGGCCACCGCCACGGGCTATCCCCCACCGTCCGCGTCGCCTTCTTCGCGCCCCGCCGCCTCGACGGCGCACTAG
- a CDS encoding bile acid:sodium symporter: MSRSRLLPDNFTLALLLVVTLASLVPASGRPAQFFEGLTTVAIGLLFFLHGAKLSREAILEGITHWRLHLLVFASTFVLFPLLGLALKPVLVPLVTPELYTGVLYLCVLPATVQSAIAFTAMARGNMPAAICSASASTLLGVFVTPVLVGLVVLPHGGHAASSSLDAIGRILLQLMVPFAAGHLLRPWIGGWVKRRASVLKFVDQGSILLVVYTAFSAAVIEGLWRQVPMHALVGLLVVCAVILALALSLTTLLARKLGFDTEDEITIVFCGSKKSLASGIPMAKVLFASHAVGAIVLPLMLFHQMQLMVCAVLAQRYARREAGVAEPSAVGAAASSK; this comes from the coding sequence ATGTCCCGTTCCCGTCTCCTGCCCGACAACTTCACCCTCGCCCTGCTGTTGGTCGTCACCCTCGCGAGCCTCGTCCCCGCCAGCGGCCGTCCCGCCCAGTTCTTCGAGGGCCTGACCACGGTGGCCATCGGCCTGCTGTTCTTCCTGCACGGCGCCAAGCTCTCGCGCGAGGCGATCCTCGAGGGCATCACCCACTGGCGGCTGCACCTGCTGGTGTTCGCGAGCACCTTCGTGCTGTTCCCGCTGCTCGGGCTGGCGTTGAAGCCGGTGCTGGTGCCGCTGGTCACGCCCGAGCTCTACACCGGCGTGCTCTACCTGTGCGTGCTGCCCGCGACCGTGCAGTCGGCGATCGCCTTCACGGCGATGGCGCGCGGCAACATGCCGGCGGCGATCTGCAGCGCCTCGGCCTCGACGCTGCTGGGGGTGTTCGTGACGCCGGTGCTGGTGGGGCTGGTGGTACTGCCGCACGGCGGGCATGCGGCGTCGTCGTCGCTCGATGCGATCGGGCGGATCCTGCTGCAGCTGATGGTGCCGTTCGCGGCGGGGCATCTGCTGCGGCCGTGGATCGGGGGCTGGGTGAAGCGGCGTGCGTCGGTGCTGAAGTTCGTGGACCAGGGGTCGATCCTGCTGGTGGTCTATACGGCATTCAGTGCGGCGGTGATCGAGGGGTTGTGGCGGCAGGTGCCGATGCATGCGCTGGTGGGGTTGCTGGTCGTGTGTGCGGTGATCCTGGCTTTGGCGTTGAGCCTGACTACCTTGTTGGCGCGCAAGCTGGGCTTCGATACTGAAGACGAGATCACTATCGTGTTCTGTGGGTCGAAGAAGAGTCTGGCTAGCGGGATTCCTATGGCGAAGGTTCTGTTCGCCTCGCATGCTGTGGGCGCTATCGTTTTGCCGCTGATGTTGTTTCATCAGATGCAGTTGATGGTTTGTGCTGTGTTGGCGCAGAGGTATGCGCGGCGGGAGGCTGGGGTTGCTGAGCCTTCTGCTGTTGGGGCTGCTGCTTCCTCTAAATAG
- a CDS encoding Na/Pi cotransporter family protein: protein MKHLLNLLAAVALLVWGTHLVRTGVLRVFGANLRKILVQSMRNRFTAALSGIGVTALVQSSTATSLMTSSFVGQGLITLPAALAVMRGADVGTALISVLFSADLSWLSPMFIFVGVVLFISRPASVAGRIGRVFIGLGLMLLALQLVVEATEPLFSSQAVRAVLASISSDVLLEITIGSVLAIASYSSLAVVLLVATMANSNVVPLDVALGLVLGANLGSGLLAVLTTAKSAIPVRQVTIGNLLFKALGVAVVAPFVGLWLRYVQPQLPTPTHGVVLFHLAFNIIISIGFIGLTQTVAKLVTRMLPEPAPSTASLRPHHLDPSALSTPTLAISNAAREALHQADIVETMLIGVLDVIRRNDLKLAQELRQLDDTVDELYSAIKYYMTRISREALGEEESRRWTDIISFTINMEQIGDIIERVIQDVEDKKIKPQRNFSEAGMAEIVELHGRLVANLRLSMSVFLNGNVRDAQKLLEEKARFRDLERAYATTHLDRLSDRTTLSIETSSLHIDLISDLKRINSHICSIAYPILESAGALAPSRLKESRLGKIEG, encoded by the coding sequence CCGCCCTCTCGGGCATCGGCGTCACGGCCCTGGTGCAATCGAGCACCGCCACCTCGCTGATGACCTCCTCCTTCGTCGGCCAGGGCCTGATCACCCTGCCCGCGGCGCTGGCGGTGATGCGCGGCGCCGACGTGGGCACGGCGCTGATCTCGGTGCTGTTCTCGGCCGACCTGTCCTGGCTCTCGCCGATGTTCATCTTCGTGGGCGTGGTGCTGTTCATCAGCCGCCCGGCCAGCGTGGCCGGCCGCATCGGCCGCGTCTTCATCGGCCTGGGCCTGATGCTCCTGGCGCTCCAGCTGGTGGTCGAAGCCACCGAGCCGCTGTTCTCCTCGCAGGCGGTGCGCGCGGTGCTGGCCTCGATCAGCAGCGACGTGCTGCTCGAGATCACCATCGGCTCCGTGCTCGCGATCGCTTCGTACTCGAGCCTCGCGGTGGTGCTGCTGGTGGCGACCATGGCCAATTCGAACGTGGTGCCGCTCGACGTCGCGCTCGGCCTGGTGCTCGGCGCCAACCTCGGCAGCGGCCTGCTCGCGGTGCTGACCACGGCCAAGTCGGCGATTCCGGTGCGCCAGGTGACCATCGGCAACCTGCTGTTCAAGGCCCTGGGCGTGGCGGTGGTCGCGCCCTTCGTCGGCCTCTGGCTGCGCTACGTGCAGCCGCAGCTGCCGACGCCCACGCATGGCGTGGTGCTGTTCCACCTGGCCTTCAACATCATCATCAGCATCGGCTTCATCGGCCTCACGCAGACGGTGGCGAAGCTGGTGACGCGCATGCTGCCCGAGCCCGCGCCCTCGACCGCCTCGCTGCGGCCGCACCACCTCGATCCTTCGGCGCTGTCGACGCCCACGCTCGCGATCTCGAATGCCGCGCGCGAGGCGCTGCACCAGGCCGACATCGTGGAGACGATGCTGATCGGCGTGCTCGACGTGATCCGCCGCAACGACCTCAAGCTCGCGCAGGAGCTGCGCCAGCTCGACGACACCGTGGACGAGCTCTATTCGGCGATCAAGTACTACATGACGCGCATCTCGCGCGAGGCCCTCGGCGAGGAGGAGAGCCGGCGCTGGACGGACATCATCAGCTTCACGATCAACATGGAGCAGATCGGGGACATCATCGAGCGGGTGATCCAGGACGTGGAGGACAAGAAGATCAAGCCGCAGCGCAACTTCTCGGAAGCGGGCATGGCGGAGATCGTCGAGCTGCACGGGCGGCTGGTGGCGAATCTGCGGCTGTCGATGAGCGTGTTCCTGAACGGGAATGTTCGGGATGCGCAGAAGCTGCTCGAGGAGAAGGCTCGGTTTCGGGATCTGGAGCGGGCCTATGCGACGACGCACCTGGATCGGTTGTCGGATCGGACGACGTTGAGCATCGAGACCAGTTCATTGCATATCGATCTGATCAGCGATCTGAAGCGGATCAATTCGCATATCTGTTCTATTGCTTATCCGATTCTGGAGTCGGCTGGGGCGTTGGCGCCTTCTCGGTTGAAAGAGTCTCGTCTTGGGAAGATCGAAGGGTAG